The Ailuropoda melanoleuca isolate Jingjing chromosome 4, ASM200744v2, whole genome shotgun sequence region TAGTATAGCCAGATTGCGTTCTGGAAGCCTTCTAACAATTTACACACCCACCAGCAGTATGTGTGTGCAAATGTCCTTTTCTCCACACGCTCATTAACAatcagagtatttttaaaaatagaaattataatcaCAGGGAAACCATTAGAGGTCAAATCACCCTGTATACCTAAGCATTGGAAGATGTTATCAGGACTCTGGACAAAGGAGGAAAATAGGGTTTATATGTATCTTTTACTGTtatctgccttttctctttaaatcagCAGAAAAGAAGGTATTTCAGAAGTAAAgccatcattttcttctttatgatgcTGATTTTGTAAGGAGGGCAGTTTAAAATAGATATATTACAGtggagtcttttttcttttttttatgacttgTTCAGTTTCTTTCAAATAACTCTCAGTGACTGACCAGTCATTGACCTCAAAGAtccttttcaaaattctgaagcCATTCTCTACTAACCAGCTGTATGACCTTTGGGAAAGTTGCTTACCAACAGGCGTCATTTTCCTCATATCTAATTAAAttaagtggcttttttttttaagattttttatttatttgatagagatagagacagccagctagagagggaacacaagcagggggagtgggagaggaagaagcgggctcatagcagaagagcctgatgtggggctcgatcccagaacgccgggatcacgccctgagctgaaggcagacgcttaaccgctgtgccacccaggcacccctttctaaGGTACCTTCTCCCTATAGCTGGAAGATCTTATGAAATTTTATTCTGAGAGTTGGAAGAaagtggttgttttattttttgagtttacAAAACTGGTTGAATTTcgtagtaaaatattttcttcgTGTATCTAATTTTGCAACTGTGAATTGCAGGAAATATTCCTTGGGCTTCAGTTCATTGAAAGTATCAATTTATGGTCTGGTTTTATTCTAGGACTTTTGTTGTTAATTCTCCCTTTGCTTTTAATGTAAATCTGTCTTGTGGCACCTTTGACTTTTTATTACAAAGGAACAGGATAACCCAGACATAGATTCCATTTGAGAGTTAAATGTATATAGAAAGAAGATATCATAAACTAATGGGTATGGGAAGGATTATTCAGTAAATGGGATTATGATAATTGTTTggctctttaggaaaaaaattacttagacCTTTGCCTTAGAccatataccaaaataaattctggatgtattaaaaactaaatgcagatgaatcatcgaacactacatcagaaactaatgatgataaattaaaaaaaaactaaatgcaaagaaaacaactaaaagaaaaaactaaaagtgaatatttattaaatctcaaGCTTAcatgaaagcaaaataatgaaaattactaAGAAAAGTTGATCAGTTTGTCCccttaaaaattaactttggaaaacagtttggctgtttcttataaagttaaacttACACTTATTGTAACCAAGCATTGCACTCCTGAGAATTTATCTTAGAGAATTAAAAACTCATGGTCAGATAACAGTctgtacataaatattcatagcagctgtATTTGTAattagaaataatccaaatgtcctaCATTGAGCGAATGGAGAAACAAACTGTGGCACAGCTATACAGTGGAGGACTAGTTGGCAATAAAAAAGGAGGAGCTCTTGACAtgcagcaacatgaatggatctcaGGGGCCTTaagctgagtgaaaaaaaaaccaactttgaagaattacatattgtataattccatgtACATAATGCTTGTGAAGTAGCAAAAGTATAGTGATGGAGAATAGATCAGTGGCAGGCACAAGTTAGGGCTTTGGGGAGGGTGTGAATATTGAGAGGTAACACAAGGGAGTTTCTTTATATAGATGAATATTATTGAACTATTTTTGCAGCAGTTCTTATCCCAATTAATAGTGGTGGTTATTTGAATCTAATCTGCATGTGTGATAAAATTTCACAGAACCACATACACAAAACTGGTGACATCTAAATAAGGTCTGTAGCTGAGTTAATAGTGTTGTACTGGTGTCAGTTTTCTGGTTTGGTCATATACTATCATTATTTACCATGCTATCATTGTGGGAAATTGGGGGGGTATACATGAGAACTTTATATTGTGTTTGCAGCTTACTTTAAGTCAGAAATGATTTCAGtattgaaagttattttttaaaatgacttaaataaaCTGGAGTACAtttagacaatggaatattattcggtgctaaaaaaaatgagctatcaaccatgagaagacatggaggagGCTTAGATGCATGTTACTAAGGGAAAGAAccaatcatacagtatgtacagGCTACATACGATGTGACATACTGTAGGGTTCCAACTGTATGGTATcccaaaaaaggcaaaactatggagacagtaaaaagatcagtggttgccagggcaggggagagggagggatgaatgggtggaacagaggattttcagggcatTGAAATTACTCTgtgtgatactgtaatggtggatacatatttatgcttttgtcctaacccatagaatgtacaccaccaagagcaaaccctaatataaactatggactttgggtgatgatgtgTGTCGATGTAGGTTCATCATTTGTAACAAGTAGACCACTCTGGTGTAGGATGTTCATAATAGAGGAGGCTATGCATGAATAGGGGTGGGGAATATATAGCAGTCCACTGTTGCTGCTCAGTTTTGCAgagaacctaaaactgctctaaaaaaactgctctaaaaagtctatttaaaaaaaattaacttgcgTCAGAAATAAACATTGAAAAGCAAAGTGAGGAACATATCTGTAGTAATTATTAGAGATAAAATTTTCATGTCTTGTTTATAAAGAAGTCGTACAAATCAATAAGGCAGGCCCTGAATCCCCAGTGGACTGGGAAGAAGAGAACAAACAAGTTCCCCAAGAGAAAATTTTGTAGATAATACTTTTGTGTTTATTCAGACGTTTTTGGAAACCTCAAATTCAGTAATGTAATACCAGTGTTCTTGGAAACATACACTGGAACTggaagagaggatttttttttttttttgccattatagCTGTGTAAAGTAATCTCacctaagagaaaaataatttaaaaggtaCAAAACAGAGCACTgtaaatttgcattgttttgaaATAGCTTTGAGGAACTTTGAAAGACTTTATTATATGTAATctatcccctcccccaaaaaaaatctgttctttttttttcaggtgtaAATTAATTATTTGAAAGCAGTTGAATAATGGAGCCAGACATCATTCGAATGTACTCTTCATCCCCACCACCACTAGACAATGGAGCCGAGGATGACGATGACGATGAATTTGGGGAATTTGGTGGGTTTTCAGAAGTTAGCCCTTCTGGTGTAGGGTTTGTTGATTTTGATACACCAGATTATACTCGTCCCAAGGAAGAGTTTGTACCTTCAAACCATTTTATGCCAATTCATGATTTCTCAGAAAATGTAGATAGCCTTACTAGCTTTAAGTCCATTAAAAATGGCAATGATAAAGACATCACAGCTGAATTTTCTTCTCCTGTAAAAGGACAGTCTGATGTTTTACTGTCTACCACCagcaaagaaataatttcatctAAAACTTTAGATACTTCCATTGATGGCATAGAAAGTCCCAGAGATTTAAATACTATAGTGAAGCAAAGACAGAATGTTGGAACACCGGAAAGTTTCTCTCCAGGAGATTTTAGAACTGATATGAGTGTTGTTCATGAAACCAAGCAGTTAGAGAGCTGCAATGGTGAAAAGCCTCCTTGTCTGGAGATTCTAACAAATGGGTTTGCAGTACTGGAAACTGTAAATCCTCAGGGAACAGATGATCTGGACACTGTAGCCAATTCAGAAGGAAGAAAGCCTCTTAGCACTCATAGTACTGGGTATAACTTAGACTGTGCACCTAGTCCTGCTGAGGAATTCGCAGATTTTGCCacattttccaaaaaggaaaggaTACAACTAGAAGAAATAAGATGTGAAGTTTTAAATGATAGAGAAGCATTAACCAttcaggaaaacaataaaattaatagagTCAGTGAACTGAATTCTGTAAAAGCAGTGTCTTTGGGTAGAAGTTTTGATGATAAAGGAGACATGGATGGAGAAGATCAGGTTTGTGTTTCAGAAATAAGTATAATGAGTACCAGAGGTTTCAGTACTGAAAAACAAGGCCTTCCAGCATCGCAACgggatgaatttttaaaagcaagtgttCAGTCAAAGCCTTGGAGTTTGGCAGACTCAGCTGATAATTCAGAAGCCAGTATGAGAGAAGAGTGTAAAACTGAGGAAAAACTTGATTTGTTTACTTCTGAGTGTGCTGACCTATGTATGGATTCTGTTAAAACTTCTGATGCTGATGATGAAGTTGGttcttccaaagaagaaagtagaaagtTTACTTATTCCCAAAGCCCCAGCATTGATCCtacagaagaaaatgttctggatgATTCTATAAGTGTAAAAAATGGTGATAGTAGTAACGACTTTGTGACTTGCAACGATACTAATGAGGATGAGTTTGGTGACTTCGGCACAGCCAGTGGCACAACTCCACCTTTTGTTTCTGGTACTCAAGATTCAATGAGCGATATCACTTTTGAAGAGTCCTCAGAGCACTTTCCACATTTTAGTGAACCAGGTGATGACTTTGGAGAATTTGGGGATACAAATGCTGTTTCTTGCCAAGATGAAATTATATTCACTGAGTCTGACCTAAAACAGACTTCTGATGGTTTATCAGAGGAATGTAAGTTGGGAGGAGAGTCTTCCGGGACAGGCACTGATCCTGTTTCAAAACTGGAAATTGGGCAAGAAGGTGAATTTGGAGATTTCGATTCTGTGCCAAATATTCGAGATGACTGCAGTGCTTTTCAAGACTCCGATGATTTTGCGGACTTCAGTTCAGCTGGGCCTAGCCAAGTTGTAGATTGGAATGCTTTTGAGGATGGACAGAAAGATAGTTGCTCTTGGGCTGCTTTTGGAGACCAGCAGGCTACTGAATCTCACCATCGAAAGGAAGCCTGGCAGTCACATAGGACAGATGAAAAGATTGATACTTCAGGAACCCCCAAAATGCACAGTGTCCCTTCAGCAGCTTCCAAAGGAGCGGTTGCTGGTGGCCATTTACAGGAAACAGCCACTTCAGTTCAGGTatttactgattttctctattttgtatgATACATTAATTGCTGTGAAGGCTTTTCTGAAAGTACTTTTAGATTGGGAACCTGTTGAAGGAATCTCTTATGATACATAATGCTTGCTTGATTTGTAGATTAGTTACATTTTTTACAACCCTTTGGTAAACTTTAAGTAGGCGTCCTATAGTGAGTAATGCTTAGTAAGCTTTTTCTTTATCTCAGTGAGtttaatatttacagaaattcGTCAGCTTGGTTTTTTGATTAACATAAATACCACTtatgtaaaaattcattaattgGGTAATTAACTATCCAATGAATCCTTCAGTTTTTACTTTTCCAGTGATTTTTTAGAAGAACGTTAAACTGAGatacagaagattttttttaagtttcagaaataatgtctcttcattttgccCACCAAAAGACCTAGGAAATTGAAGTACAGCctgttgtgaggttttttttttttaagatttatttatttgagagagagcctgtgCATGTGCACGAGCTAGGGGTaggatggaggaagagggagaaagaaaaagaaccttcAAACAGACTCCTCGCAGAACCTGACCAgggaggggcttgatcccagtaccctgagatcacaacctgtgccgcaatcaagagccagctgcttaaccagctgagccaccagggtgcccctGAAGTACAGTTTTGAGTGCAGGAGAGAGCAAGCCGAATTTGAAACCTCAGCCCCTGCTGAAGGCTGTAAGGAATTGAAGGGATAGAAAGAGAATTTGAACAAAGTGGATTTGGACTTCATAATTTGACAGCAACtaaagacctggaatgagagtTATGAGAAGAATTAAGGGTTAGACCTAGAACAAGAAGCAGTCATAGGTTGACTTACTGTGGCTGTATTTATTTGGTTATAATTTCCTGCAAACGTACGTTTCTGTTTACACTTCTTGGGGAGTAGGTGTGTCGGAGAGAATATTTTTACCCCCCCAGCGCCTGTACTTTATCCTTTTCTGTTCCAGACTCTTTGAGAAGATTCACTAAGATTTATTTTGACCTAAAGTAGCTCCTAGAGATGCAGTTTGATATCCAGCTTGTTCCCCAGTCCTAAGTTGTACCCTGTGCTAAACCTAACTTTTCCTCGACCCTGCAGGTGTTGAAAAGAGCACTCCCTAGAAAATCACTGCTTTGTAGTGACAGTTGATATAGGCAACACTTATCtcaccagcttcttttttttttttttaagattttatttattcatatgacagagagacagccagcgagagagggatcacaagcagggggagtgggagaagaagcaggctcccagcagaggagcctgacgcggggcttgatcccaggaccctgggatcacgccctgagccgaaggcagacgcctcacggctgagccacccaggcgctccatcaCCAGCTTCTTTTAAATATACTAAGAACAAGATCAGAATCTGCAAattctgaggcgcctgggtggcacagtggttaaagcatctgccttcggctcagggcgtgatcccggcgttcctctcccactccccctgcttgtgttccctctctcgctggctgtctcgatctctgtcgaataaataaataaaatcttaaaaaaaaaaaaaaagaatctgcaaaTTCTTTCAGTTATCTTTTGCTAAGCAAACCATTTTCAATTAGAAGTATTTCCAAAGTCTGAGTGTTAATTGAAATGGTTATACATTATTGCTTTGATACATGAAGATGATATTATGGTATTACCAGGTGGTGGAAACAGCTTACCACTTTTCATTTGACTGTGAGTGTCTGAATAGCTTAATTTGCTAATTCAGTTATTATATGATTTGGCAAATGTGTATTATTCCTACTGattaatttattattgaagtagaAGGTTTCCATTTTAAACAAGGAGTAAACTAATTATGTAACGCAAAACCAAGACCGTTGATTTTGACCTTTCCCATTTAGTTTCATCTTACTGTAAGATGACACTGGTATTCAGTGATCTGTATAGCCCTAAAACTTGTAGACATTTAACATgagataatgaattttttaaagtatgaccgcttttaaaaaggaattttttgcATTACACAAGTTGAAGTTATTTACAACTTGATAACTGGATATAAGAGGTAATAAAGTATATAAGCTTCATATAATCTTACAAATCTGAGTTTGAATCTTGACTCGGCCTCTTATAAGCTTTAtgattttggacaagttacttctgAGCTCAgttgtttgttaaaaaaaaaaagagagagagataatatcCACTTCAAGGGActtttgtgaagataaaatgacagtaaattttaaagtgaatgaaaaaaattcactgaaaaataaaaattttgtagtATGATTCTGTTTTGTAAAGATAGAGCAAAAACTATAGATGTGGCAAAATACATTTAAGACTGCCTGAGATTTGTTTGGCTTGGCCCTCAGACTTTTTGCTTAATGGGTTTGGAAAGTGAGTAGACTTTAGAGATGGATTTTGGAAAGGAGGAATTGTTGGAAGAGGCTGGAAGATAAGTTTAGAAGGAAGTTGAGGTAGGGAAATGGGTAAGCCCTGCTGAGTTTAAATGATTGAATTGGAAGTGATTTTCATTCTTACCCTGCTGTTGTGAGGGCAGCTTGTGgccttcagtttcttccttttccagaatatgCTGGAAAAGTACATTAATCGAAGTCCCTTAGGAGAGGATTAGATTCACAGgtattttttctcaaatgtttctCCTACTTGCTACAGTGTTGGGGACAGCACAGAAGTCCTCACATATTAATGACAGTGaacattgggttttttttttttaagattgattttttattttagcacaCACAAGTgtcgggaggggcagaaggaaagggggaaggggagagaagcagactccccgctgagtgcagagactgacatagcactcgatctcaggactaggagatcatgacctgagctgaaatcaagagttgaacgcttaaccgactgagctacccaggagccccaaataaCAGTGAACATTAGGTTTTTAACAGTAAAATTTAGAATGATTTATTCCTCTTGAATCTTACCTGGATGCAATAATTCTGTCCTGAACAGAATAGAGTGCCTTCAAGTCATTTTGTCCAAATTCTGCTTTGACAGAATGTTGTGAGTTTTTAAGAATTCATAGTTCAGTTAATTCAATTAAACAAACATGGGGAACAATTCTTTGTTTTGAGAAATGAGACAAATGGTGCAGTTGCCATTTCAAATTTCTAGTTTTCACTGTGACATGATCTGGGTCCCTATTTTTTAGTACTTTCCTTTTTTCAGGCTACCAAAAAggtactttaatattttaatcaaatatatcTTCCTTGGGTCAAGAGACAGTTAATTGTTGCAGctttattgtaataatttattatttagttaAAAGTCAACCAAGAAGATATATTTCAAACTTATAAAACGTTCTTAGTCAAACTAATTCTCAAATGTGGGTCTAGTGAGCCTCAGAGGTTCAAGCCTTGATGTAAAGCCATACATGACCATTTATTGAGAGAGATTCTTCCCTTTCAATGAATACTTTTTTCTGAGAACCCAGAgctcagtatttcattttcttgttaaCATTCTTATAAATTGTAGGAAACA contains the following coding sequences:
- the AFTPH gene encoding aftiphilin isoform X1, which translates into the protein MEPDIIRMYSSSPPPLDNGAEDDDDDEFGEFGGFSEVSPSGVGFVDFDTPDYTRPKEEFVPSNHFMPIHDFSENVDSLTSFKSIKNGNDKDITAEFSSPVKGQSDVLLSTTSKEIISSKTLDTSIDGIESPRDLNTIVKQRQNVGTPESFSPGDFRTDMSVVHETKQLESCNGEKPPCLEILTNGFAVLETVNPQGTDDLDTVANSEGRKPLSTHSTGYNLDCAPSPAEEFADFATFSKKERIQLEEIRCEVLNDREALTIQENNKINRVSELNSVKAVSLGRSFDDKGDMDGEDQVCVSEISIMSTRGFSTEKQGLPASQRDEFLKASVQSKPWSLADSADNSEASMREECKTEEKLDLFTSECADLCMDSVKTSDADDEVGSSKEESRKFTYSQSPSIDPTEENVLDDSISVKNGDSSNDFVTCNDTNEDEFGDFGTASGTTPPFVSGTQDSMSDITFEESSEHFPHFSEPGDDFGEFGDTNAVSCQDEIIFTESDLKQTSDGLSEECKLGGESSGTGTDPVSKLEIGQEGEFGDFDSVPNIRDDCSAFQDSDDFADFSSAGPSQVVDWNAFEDGQKDSCSWAAFGDQQATESHHRKEAWQSHRTDEKIDTSGTPKMHSVPSAASKGAVAGGHLQETATSVQTALLNRLERIFEACFPSIFIPGTEEEVTSLKHLLETSTFPIKTREALAESGELLDVWTELQDIHDAHGLRYQWGGSHSNKKLLCSLGIDTRNILFTGNKKQPVIVPMYAAGLGMLEPTKEPLKPLSAAEKIASIGQTNTMSPEMNTCTSDQFQESLPPVQFDWSSSGLTNPLDASGGSTLLNLDFFGPVDDSSSSSSATIPGVDPELYELTTSKLEISTSSLRVTDAFARLMSTVEKTSTSTRKPKKEEHLSEEAVKVIASLPDLTFMHAKVLMFPATLTPSTRSQEKAD
- the AFTPH gene encoding aftiphilin isoform X2 — protein: MEPDIIRMYSSSPPPLDNGAEDDDDDEFGEFGGFSEVSPSGVGFVDFDTPDYTRPKEEFVPSNHFMPIHDFSENVDSLTSFKSIKNGNDKDITAEFSSPVKGQSDVLLSTTSKEIISSKTLDTSIDGIESPRDLNTIVKQRQNVGTPESFSPGDFRTDMSVVHETKQLESCNGEKPPCLEILTNGFAVLETVNPQGTDDLDTVANSEGRKPLSTHSTGYNLDCAPSPAEEFADFATFSKKERIQLEEIRCEVLNDREALTIQENNKINRVSELNSVKAVSLGRSFDDKGDMDGEDQVCVSEISIMSTRGFSTEKQGLPASQRDEFLKASVQSKPWSLADSADNSEASMREECKTEEKLDLFTSECADLCMDSVKTSDADDEVGSSKEESRKFTYSQSPSIDPTEENVLDDSISVKNGDSSNDFVTCNDTNEDEFGDFGTASGTTPPFVSGTQDSMSDITFEESSEHFPHFSEPGDDFGEFGDTNAVSCQDEIIFTESDLKQTSDGLSEECKLGGESSGTGTDPVSKLEIGQEGEFGDFDSVPNIRDDCSAFQDSDDFADFSSAGPSQVVDWNAFEDGQKDSCSWAAFGDQQATESHHRKEAWQSHRTDEKIDTSGTPKMHSVPSAASKGAVAGGHLQETATSVQTALLNRLERIFEACFPSIFIPGTEEEVTSLKHLLETSTFPIKTREALAESGELLDVWTELQDIHDAHGLRYQWGGSHSNKKLLCSLGIDTRNILFTGNKKQPVIVPMYAAGLGMLEPTKEPLKPLSAAEKIASIGQTNTMSPEMNTCTSDQFQESLPPVQFDWSSSGLTNPLDGVDPELYELTTSKLEISTSSLRVTDAFARLMSTVEKTSTSTRKPKKEEHLSEEAVKVIASLPDLTFMHAKVLMFPATLTPSTRSQEKAD
- the AFTPH gene encoding aftiphilin isoform X3: MEPDIIRMYSSSPPPLDNGAEDDDDDEFGEFGGFSEVSPSGVGFVDFDTPDYTRPKEEFVPSNHFMPIHDFSENVDSLTSFKSIKNGNDKDITAEFSSPVKGQSDVLLSTTSKEIISSKTLDTSIDGIESPRDLNTIVKQRQNVGTPESFSPGDFRTDMSVVHETKQLESCNGEKPPCLEILTNGFAVLETVNPQGTDDLDTVANSEGRKPLSTHSTGYNLDCAPSPAEEFADFATFSKKERIQLEEIRCEVLNDREALTIQENNKINRVSELNSVKAVSLGRSFDDKGDMDGEDQVCVSEISIMSTRGFSTEKQGLPASQRDEFLKASVQSKPWSLADSADNSEASMREECKTEEKLDLFTSECADLCMDSVKTSDADDEVGSSKEESRKFTYSQSPSIDPTEENVLDDSISVKNGDSSNDFVTCNDTNEDEFGDFGTASGTTPPFVSGTQDSMSDITFEESSEHFPHFSEPGDDFGEFGDTNAVSCQDEIIFTESDLKQTSDGLSEECKLGGESSGTGTDPVSKLEIGQEGEFGDFDSVPNIRDDCSAFQDSDDFADFSSAGPSQVVDWNAFEDGQKDSCSWAAFGDQQATESHHRKEAWQSHRTDEKIDTSGTPKMHSVPSAASKGAVAGGHLQETATSVQTALLNRLERIFEACFPSIFIPGTEEEVTSLKHLLETSTFPIKTREALAESGELLDVWTELQDIHDAHGLRYQWGGSHSNKKLLCSLGIDTRNILFTGNKKQPVIVPMYAAGLICQVVQDN